One window of the Nocardia huaxiensis genome contains the following:
- the erpA gene encoding iron-sulfur cluster insertion protein ErpA has translation MTVQNETTTHGVTLSDAAASKAKALLDQEGRDDLALRIAVQPGGCAGLRYQLFFDDRILDGDLQVEFGGVKLVVDRMSAPYVQGAQIDFVDTIEKQGFTIDNPNATGSCACGDSFN, from the coding sequence ATGACTGTGCAGAACGAGACCACCACTCACGGTGTGACTCTGTCCGACGCCGCCGCCTCCAAGGCGAAGGCTCTGCTGGATCAGGAAGGCCGCGACGATCTCGCGCTGCGCATCGCCGTGCAGCCGGGTGGTTGCGCCGGCCTGCGCTACCAGCTCTTCTTCGACGACCGCATTCTCGACGGCGACCTGCAGGTCGAATTCGGCGGCGTCAAGCTCGTCGTCGACCGCATGAGCGCCCCCTACGTGCAGGGCGCGCAGATCGACTTCGTCGACACCATCGAGAAGCAGGGTTTCACCATCGACAACCCGAACGCCACCGGCTCCTGCGCCTGCGGCGACAGCTTCAACTGA
- a CDS encoding GlxA family transcriptional regulator has translation MLSKVAVVLNDRLAMFEFGVVCEVFGLDRTMDGLPGFDFRVCGAEPGKPLSSSSPGISVTPEYGLEALLDADLVAIPAFPFTARHHFDPRVVAAVREAAQRGATVLTVCSGAFLAGEAGLLDGRKCTTHWRYVEQLAQRYPEATVDPDVLFVDEGNLITSAGTAAGIDACLHLVRRELGSSVANAIARRMVVPPQRDGGQRQFIERPVVDCSSDSLSETLHWMGEHLELPHTVESLSARTAMSTRTFARRFAAETGTTPVKWLTGQRILLAKQLLEDTDMDLETLSHRCGFGSGTLLRHHFQKLVGIAPTEYRRRFGSRVDEKSPVA, from the coding sequence ATGCTCTCGAAGGTCGCCGTCGTCCTCAACGACCGCCTCGCCATGTTCGAATTCGGCGTGGTCTGTGAGGTTTTCGGCCTGGATCGCACCATGGACGGGCTGCCCGGCTTCGACTTCCGGGTCTGCGGCGCGGAACCGGGGAAGCCGCTCAGCAGCAGCTCACCCGGCATTTCGGTAACGCCCGAATACGGCCTCGAGGCCCTGCTCGACGCGGATCTGGTTGCCATACCGGCGTTTCCGTTCACAGCCCGGCACCATTTCGACCCGCGGGTCGTGGCGGCGGTACGCGAAGCGGCCCAGCGCGGGGCCACCGTGCTCACCGTCTGCTCCGGGGCCTTCCTCGCCGGAGAGGCCGGACTGCTGGACGGACGCAAATGCACCACCCATTGGCGGTATGTCGAGCAACTGGCGCAACGGTACCCGGAAGCCACCGTCGACCCGGACGTGCTGTTCGTGGACGAGGGGAACCTGATCACCAGCGCCGGCACGGCCGCCGGCATCGACGCCTGCCTGCACCTGGTGCGGCGCGAACTCGGGTCGAGCGTCGCCAATGCCATCGCGCGGCGCATGGTAGTGCCGCCGCAGCGGGACGGCGGGCAGCGGCAGTTCATCGAAAGACCGGTCGTGGATTGCAGTTCCGACAGTCTCAGCGAGACGCTGCATTGGATGGGCGAGCATCTGGAGCTGCCGCACACCGTCGAATCGCTGTCCGCGCGCACGGCCATGTCCACCCGCACCTTCGCTCGCCGCTTCGCCGCCGAAACCGGGACCACACCGGTGAAATGGCTGACCGGGCAACGGATTCTGCTGGCCAAACAACTGCTCGAAGACACCGACATGGATTTGGAGACGCTGTCGCACCGGTGCGGATTCGGGTCGGGGACGCTGCTGCGGCATCACTTCCAGAAGCTGGTCGGCATCGCGCCCACCGAATACCGGCGGCGGTTCGGGAGCCGGGTGGACGAGAAATCGCCGGTGGCCTAG
- the gcvT gene encoding glycine cleavage system aminomethyltransferase GcvT has protein sequence MTDEKLLQGPIHNVHVELGATFAPFGGWEMPVQYAGTVGEHTAVRTTVGLFDVSHLGKATVKGPGAAAFVNSALSNDLGRIRPGKAQYTLCCTPEGGVIDDLIAYYVSDDEIFLVPNAANTATVVAELQKAAPEGITVTDEHRGYAVFAVQGPKSAEVLAALGLPTEMEYMAYADAEWEGRPVRVCRTGYTGEHGYELLPRWEDSEAVFRALLEQVKAADGQPAGLGARDTLRTEMGYPLHGHELSVDISPLEARTGWAVGWKKADFWGKAALDKEKAEGPKRILLGLKAIDRGVLRQGQTVLRGEDTVGETTSGTFSPSLKVGIALALLDTAAGIQPGDEVEVDVRGRRLKCEVIRPPFVEARTA, from the coding sequence GTGACCGACGAGAAGCTGCTGCAGGGACCCATCCACAACGTCCATGTCGAATTGGGCGCCACCTTCGCGCCGTTCGGGGGGTGGGAGATGCCGGTTCAGTACGCGGGGACCGTCGGGGAGCACACCGCGGTGCGGACGACCGTCGGGTTGTTCGATGTGAGCCACCTCGGCAAGGCCACGGTCAAGGGGCCGGGGGCCGCGGCGTTCGTGAACTCGGCGCTGAGCAATGACCTCGGGCGGATCCGGCCGGGGAAGGCGCAGTACACGCTGTGCTGCACGCCGGAGGGCGGCGTCATCGACGATCTCATCGCCTACTACGTGAGCGATGACGAGATCTTCCTCGTGCCGAACGCCGCCAATACCGCGACCGTGGTGGCCGAGTTGCAGAAGGCCGCACCGGAGGGCATCACCGTCACCGACGAGCACCGGGGCTACGCGGTCTTCGCCGTGCAGGGCCCGAAGTCGGCGGAAGTGCTTGCCGCGCTGGGGCTTCCGACCGAGATGGAGTACATGGCCTACGCGGACGCCGAGTGGGAAGGCCGTCCGGTGCGGGTCTGTCGCACCGGCTACACCGGCGAGCACGGCTATGAGCTGCTGCCGCGCTGGGAGGACTCCGAAGCCGTCTTCCGCGCCCTGCTTGAGCAGGTGAAGGCCGCCGACGGTCAGCCCGCCGGACTCGGCGCTCGCGACACCCTGCGCACCGAGATGGGCTACCCGCTGCACGGTCACGAACTGTCGGTGGACATTTCGCCCCTGGAAGCGCGCACCGGCTGGGCGGTCGGCTGGAAGAAGGCCGACTTCTGGGGCAAGGCCGCCCTGGACAAGGAGAAGGCGGAGGGACCCAAGCGAATCCTGCTGGGTCTCAAGGCAATCGACCGTGGCGTCCTGCGTCAGGGGCAGACTGTTCTGCGCGGCGAGGACACCGTTGGCGAAACCACCTCCGGCACCTTCTCGCCCAGTCTGAAGGTTGGTATTGCCCTCGCGCTGCTCGATACCGCCGCGGGGATTCAGCCCGGCGATGAGGTCGAGGTCGATGTGCGTGGGCGTCGGCTCAAGTGTGAGGTCATCCGTCCGCCGTTCGTTGAGGCGCGGACTGCCTGA
- a CDS encoding LysE family translocator has product MSIEFLLTTLVIVATPGTGVLFTLAAGLTRGVRASVIAAFGCTLGIVPHMVAAITGLAAVMNTSAVAFQTLKYLGVAYLLYMAWNTLRDKGALAIPEQGQGVAPSAGRVIASAVAVNVLNPKLTIFFFAFLPQFVPTGSSNATLRMLELSGLFMAATFVVFAVYGAFAAAVRNHVISRPAVVTWMRRVFGASFVALAGRLAVQNQ; this is encoded by the coding sequence ATGAGCATCGAATTTCTGCTGACGACGCTCGTCATCGTGGCGACACCGGGCACCGGGGTGCTGTTCACCCTCGCCGCCGGACTGACGCGAGGTGTGCGAGCCAGTGTGATCGCGGCCTTCGGATGCACCCTCGGCATCGTCCCGCACATGGTGGCTGCCATCACCGGCCTGGCGGCGGTCATGAACACCAGCGCCGTCGCCTTCCAGACGCTGAAGTATCTCGGCGTCGCCTACCTGCTGTACATGGCGTGGAACACGCTGCGCGACAAGGGCGCTCTGGCCATTCCCGAGCAGGGGCAGGGCGTCGCACCGTCGGCGGGGCGCGTGATCGCCTCGGCCGTCGCGGTCAATGTGCTGAATCCGAAGCTGACGATCTTCTTCTTCGCCTTCCTGCCGCAGTTCGTCCCCACCGGGTCGAGCAACGCCACCCTGCGCATGCTCGAGCTGAGCGGGCTGTTCATGGCGGCCACCTTCGTGGTGTTCGCGGTCTACGGCGCTTTCGCGGCGGCGGTGCGCAACCATGTGATCTCTCGCCCCGCGGTGGTCACTTGGATGCGGCGCGTCTTCGGCGCTTCCTTTGTCGCCCTGGCTGGACGGCTGGCGGTGCAGAACCAGTAG
- a CDS encoding homoserine O-acetyltransferase/O-succinyltransferase family protein, giving the protein MMVVRVGIVDLISLRADSMTRRVFTEAVAAGAALISDRSDFRLETTVFGIDPLGPLDDVDWPGLRAMDALIVSGSEPTTADIADEPSLGLIAGMLRECSAATSLLFSCQSAHAALHFLYGLRRQRLGVRCHGTFLHEISGAGELVAGLPAEVFVPHSRWNVMTSADLRDASVPILLDSTESEWHLAASADGLQHVFLQGHPEYLCDTMAREYRRDLRRWLADQTRPFPEIPLAYFPFETHQYLMHHAMLVRSQGDPALLDDFPLPASYAEVTSDWSGHTGIFFANWLRAIHDRLEAKALLAA; this is encoded by the coding sequence ATGATGGTGGTGCGGGTCGGCATTGTCGACTTGATCTCGCTGCGCGCGGACAGCATGACGCGGCGAGTATTTACCGAAGCGGTTGCGGCCGGGGCGGCGCTTATTTCCGACCGGAGCGATTTCCGTTTGGAGACAACAGTTTTCGGTATCGACCCGCTAGGTCCGCTGGACGATGTGGATTGGCCCGGGCTGCGCGCGATGGATGCGCTCATCGTCAGCGGGAGTGAGCCGACGACTGCCGATATCGCGGATGAGCCGAGCCTGGGACTGATCGCGGGGATGCTGCGGGAGTGCTCGGCGGCGACCTCGCTGCTGTTCTCCTGCCAGTCCGCGCATGCCGCACTGCATTTCCTGTACGGGCTGCGGCGACAGCGGCTGGGGGTGCGCTGCCACGGCACGTTCCTGCACGAGATTTCCGGCGCGGGTGAACTGGTGGCCGGGCTGCCCGCCGAGGTGTTCGTGCCGCACTCACGGTGGAATGTGATGACCTCCGCGGATCTGCGCGACGCTTCGGTGCCGATCCTGCTGGATTCCACCGAATCCGAATGGCATCTGGCCGCCAGCGCCGACGGCCTCCAGCACGTGTTCCTGCAAGGGCATCCGGAATACCTGTGCGACACCATGGCTCGCGAATACCGGCGCGACCTGCGGCGCTGGCTCGCCGATCAGACGCGACCGTTTCCGGAGATCCCGCTGGCGTACTTCCCGTTCGAGACGCATCAGTACCTCATGCATCACGCCATGCTGGTGCGCAGCCAGGGTGATCCGGCGCTGCTGGACGATTTCCCGCTGCCCGCGTCCTACGCGGAGGTGACCAGCGACTGGTCCGGGCACACCGGGATCTTCTTCGCGAACTGGCTGCGCGCCATTCACGATCGGCTCGAGGCGAAGGCTTTGCTCGCGGCATAG
- a CDS encoding DUF3043 domain-containing protein, which translates to MKFLRRGESTPSSDTSAVDAGGAATVAERPSSTGKGKPTPKRRDAEARRRGPVAPAPTTAKEARARRKALRGSKEDRKAASARRKVEMNDRRARMLAGEEQFLLPRDKGPVKGYVRDIVDARRNLLGLFMPLALVLIVSMILSPALQAIVTLGMLVMMLFMIIEGFVLGRIVNKRVRERFPETTDRPFSLGWYAFVRASQVRRMRAPKPRVKPGDSI; encoded by the coding sequence GTGAAGTTCCTCCGCCGTGGCGAGTCCACCCCCTCTTCCGACACCTCCGCCGTCGACGCCGGTGGTGCCGCGACGGTCGCGGAGCGGCCTTCGAGCACCGGCAAAGGCAAGCCGACCCCGAAGCGACGCGACGCCGAAGCGCGCCGTCGCGGACCGGTCGCGCCCGCGCCGACCACCGCCAAGGAGGCCCGCGCCCGGCGCAAGGCGCTACGTGGTTCCAAGGAGGATCGCAAGGCGGCCTCGGCGCGCCGCAAGGTCGAGATGAACGATCGCCGCGCGCGCATGCTCGCCGGTGAGGAGCAGTTCCTGCTGCCGCGCGACAAGGGTCCCGTCAAGGGGTATGTGCGTGACATCGTGGATGCGCGTCGCAATCTGCTCGGGCTGTTCATGCCGTTGGCGCTGGTGTTGATCGTCAGCATGATCCTGTCGCCGGCGCTGCAGGCGATCGTGACGCTGGGCATGCTGGTGATGATGCTGTTCATGATCATCGAGGGCTTCGTGCTCGGCCGGATCGTGAACAAGCGGGTGCGCGAACGCTTCCCGGAGACCACGGACCGGCCGTTCTCGCTGGGCTGGTACGCCTTCGTGCGCGCCTCGCAGGTGCGCCGCATGCGCGCCCCGAAGCCGCGCGTGAAGCCGGGCGACAGCATCTGA
- a CDS encoding adenosylcobinamide-GDP ribazoletransferase gives MSGLRLALSWLTVLPVRGPDQVDRTAAGRAIAWAPVVGVLLGAGTAGLLWLLGAVGASWLLGGFVAVAGLALITRGMHIDGLADTMDGLGSYGPPERAREIMKSGGAGPFGVAALVFAVAVQAVSFAALAEAGRWGAIVLAVAMGRVAVVLACRRGIDAAPGAGFGALVAGTQSLIGGAAWSGIAVAAALFAAPQWWLGPLAVVSALAVTVLLVRHCVRRFGGLNGDVLGAAVELATAVTAAVCSFAV, from the coding sequence GTGAGCGGGCTGCGGCTGGCTCTCTCATGGCTGACCGTGCTCCCGGTGCGCGGACCGGATCAGGTCGACCGGACTGCCGCGGGTCGTGCAATCGCGTGGGCTCCGGTGGTCGGGGTCTTGCTCGGGGCGGGGACCGCCGGGCTGTTGTGGCTGCTCGGGGCTGTCGGCGCGTCGTGGCTGCTGGGCGGGTTCGTCGCGGTCGCGGGGTTGGCGCTCATTACCCGGGGGATGCATATCGACGGGCTCGCCGACACCATGGACGGGCTCGGGAGTTACGGGCCGCCGGAGCGGGCCCGGGAGATCATGAAGAGTGGTGGCGCGGGGCCGTTCGGGGTGGCTGCGCTGGTGTTCGCTGTTGCGGTGCAGGCGGTTTCGTTCGCCGCGCTAGCGGAGGCCGGGCGGTGGGGTGCGATCGTGCTCGCTGTGGCGATGGGGCGGGTGGCGGTGGTGCTGGCGTGCCGGCGGGGGATCGACGCGGCTCCGGGAGCCGGATTCGGGGCGCTGGTGGCGGGTACGCAATCGCTGATCGGCGGGGCCGCCTGGAGTGGGATCGCTGTTGCCGCAGCACTGTTCGCTGCGCCGCAGTGGTGGCTGGGGCCGTTGGCCGTCGTGTCGGCGCTCGCGGTGACGGTGCTGCTGGTGCGGCATTGTGTGCGGCGGTTCGGTGGGCTCAATGGTGATGTGCTCGGCGCCGCAGTCGAATTGGCGACAGCGGTCACGGCGGCGGTGTGCAGCTTCGCCGTGTGA
- a CDS encoding MBL fold metallo-hydrolase codes for MASDRLYFRQLLAGRDWAVGDPIATQMRNFAYLIGDRDSGECVVVDPAYAAGDLVDLAEADGMRLTGVLATHHHPDHVGGTMMGFTLRGVKELLERTDVAVHVNKEELPWVANVTGIAPSELTGHEHGDKVAVGDFEIELLHTPGHTPGSQCFLFQDRLIAGDTLFVDGCGRTDFPGGDSDAMFRSLRYLAGLQGDPVVYPGHWYSEEPSAALSHIKDKNYVMRPQTLEQWHMFMPS; via the coding sequence ATGGCTTCGGACCGTTTGTATTTTCGTCAGCTGCTCGCCGGCCGTGACTGGGCAGTCGGCGACCCCATCGCCACGCAGATGCGAAACTTCGCGTACCTGATCGGCGATCGCGACAGCGGCGAATGCGTGGTGGTCGATCCGGCGTACGCGGCCGGAGATCTGGTGGATCTCGCCGAGGCAGACGGAATGCGACTGACCGGTGTCCTGGCCACCCACCACCACCCCGACCACGTCGGCGGCACCATGATGGGCTTCACCCTGCGCGGCGTGAAGGAACTCCTGGAGCGCACGGATGTGGCGGTGCACGTCAACAAGGAAGAGCTGCCCTGGGTAGCGAATGTCACCGGCATCGCCCCCAGCGAACTCACCGGCCACGAGCACGGCGACAAGGTCGCGGTCGGCGACTTCGAAATCGAACTGCTGCACACCCCCGGCCACACCCCCGGCAGCCAGTGCTTCCTCTTCCAGGACCGCCTCATCGCCGGCGACACCCTCTTCGTCGACGGCTGCGGCCGCACCGACTTCCCCGGCGGCGACTCCGACGCCATGTTCCGCAGCCTGCGCTATCTCGCAGGGCTGCAAGGAGATCCGGTCGTCTACCCCGGCCACTGGTACTCCGAGGAACCCAGCGCGGCCCTGTCCCACATCAAGGACAAGAACTACGTCATGCGCCCCCAGACGCTGGAACAGTGGCACATGTTCATGCCCAGCTGA
- the cobT gene encoding nicotinate-nucleotide--dimethylbenzimidazole phosphoribosyltransferase: MSHTAQTTDRPLRTLVLGGARSGKSAFAEQLVASEAVRYVATAVPDPADEDFAERIAAHQARRPATWTVVEGDAVAALADSAPATLIDDLGTWLTARIDARAAWESPRGTIAPDLDALVGAVAAYQDRLVIVSPEVGLGVIPSTRSGRLFRDELGSLNQRLAQVCDEVYLLVAGQPMRVKPDGAIASAAALSDAAEAISGVALAAGLSEPADQGRAQHAAAEALSATGRAASPDHTAPQADSGDSQTVSDPGTGKAAAVSGAEGVDVATGLAADADAAAVGAADATAALVNGSSAGGAGAVGAAAVGAEATAGGEDDSAPKLTKVLARPVEFGPVAGPDVAVRGLAEERQGQLTKPAGALGRLEALGNWVAACQGVCPPRQFERARVVVFAGDHGVARHGVSAYPSEVTAQMVANFRNGGAAVNVLARLADATVRVEDIAVDGETAAEISKFKVRRSSGSIDREDALSEEEVQAALAAGAAIADEEIDSGADLLIAGDMGIGNTTPATVLIASLTDTEPVIAVGRGTGVDDAGWIRKTAAIRDAMWRARPVLREPVALLRKVSGADLAAMTGFLAQAATRRTPVILDGVVVTAAALVADQLAPGARAWWVAGHRSSEPSHKIALERLQLEPLVDMNMRLGEGSGALTALPVLRAAVATLADMATFAEAGVSTADATEPASA, translated from the coding sequence GTGTCGCACACTGCTCAGACAACCGATCGACCGCTGCGGACGCTGGTGCTCGGTGGAGCCCGGTCCGGGAAGTCGGCCTTCGCGGAACAGCTGGTCGCGTCGGAGGCGGTGCGCTATGTCGCGACCGCGGTCCCGGACCCGGCCGACGAGGATTTCGCCGAACGCATTGCGGCGCACCAGGCCCGGCGGCCCGCCACCTGGACCGTGGTCGAAGGCGACGCGGTCGCGGCCCTGGCCGACTCCGCCCCCGCCACCCTGATCGACGATCTCGGCACCTGGCTCACCGCGCGGATCGACGCGCGTGCGGCGTGGGAATCCCCGCGCGGCACCATCGCCCCGGACCTCGACGCCCTGGTCGGCGCGGTCGCGGCCTATCAGGACCGCCTGGTCATCGTCAGCCCCGAGGTCGGCCTGGGCGTGATCCCGTCGACCCGGTCCGGCCGCCTGTTCCGCGACGAACTCGGCAGCCTCAACCAGCGCCTGGCCCAGGTGTGCGACGAGGTGTACCTCCTCGTCGCCGGACAGCCCATGCGGGTGAAGCCCGACGGCGCGATCGCTTCCGCCGCCGCGCTGTCGGATGCCGCCGAGGCGATCAGCGGTGTCGCCTTAGCGGCCGGGCTGAGCGAGCCGGCGGATCAGGGGCGTGCGCAACACGCTGCCGCTGAGGCGCTTTCCGCCACCGGCCGTGCAGCGTCGCCGGATCACACTGCCCCGCAGGCGGATTCGGGCGACAGCCAGACCGTGTCGGACCCCGGCACAGGCAAGGCGGCAGCGGTCAGCGGTGCTGAAGGTGTCGATGTGGCGACGGGGCTCGCGGCTGATGCCGATGCGGCTGCGGTGGGAGCGGCGGACGCTACGGCTGCGCTCGTGAATGGTTCCTCGGCTGGCGGTGCCGGAGCGGTAGGCGCTGCGGCGGTTGGCGCTGAGGCTACGGCTGGGGGAGAAGACGATTCCGCTCCGAAGCTGACCAAGGTGTTGGCGCGGCCCGTCGAGTTCGGGCCGGTGGCTGGACCTGATGTCGCCGTGCGGGGGCTGGCGGAGGAGCGGCAGGGGCAGTTGACCAAGCCTGCGGGGGCGCTCGGGCGGCTGGAGGCGCTGGGGAATTGGGTGGCGGCTTGTCAGGGGGTTTGTCCGCCCAGGCAGTTCGAGCGGGCTCGGGTGGTGGTGTTCGCGGGGGATCACGGGGTGGCGCGGCACGGGGTTTCGGCGTATCCGAGTGAGGTGACCGCGCAGATGGTCGCCAACTTCCGCAATGGCGGGGCGGCGGTGAATGTGCTTGCGCGACTGGCGGATGCGACCGTGCGGGTGGAGGACATCGCGGTCGATGGGGAGACCGCAGCGGAGATCTCCAAGTTCAAGGTGCGGCGGTCGAGTGGCTCCATCGATCGTGAGGATGCGCTGAGCGAGGAGGAGGTGCAGGCCGCGCTGGCCGCCGGCGCCGCCATCGCGGACGAGGAAATCGATTCGGGCGCAGACCTTCTCATCGCCGGCGACATGGGGATCGGCAATACGACCCCGGCCACCGTGCTGATCGCGTCGCTCACCGACACCGAGCCGGTGATCGCGGTCGGTCGCGGCACGGGTGTCGACGATGCCGGCTGGATCCGCAAGACCGCCGCCATTCGCGACGCCATGTGGCGTGCCCGCCCGGTCCTGCGCGAGCCGGTTGCCCTGCTGCGCAAGGTATCCGGCGCAGACCTCGCCGCCATGACGGGCTTCCTCGCGCAGGCCGCGACCCGCCGCACGCCGGTGATTCTGGACGGCGTGGTCGTCACCGCCGCCGCCCTCGTCGCCGACCAGCTGGCCCCCGGCGCTCGCGCCTGGTGGGTCGCCGGGCACCGCTCCAGCGAACCGTCCCACAAGATCGCGCTCGAGCGTCTCCAGCTCGAACCCCTCGTGGACATGAATATGCGTCTCGGCGAAGGCTCCGGCGCGCTCACCGCACTGCCGGTGCTCCGCGCGGCCGTGGCGACCCTCGCCGACATGGCGACCTTCGCCGAAGCCGGGGTGAGCACCGCCGACGCCACCGAGCCCGCCAGTGCCTGA
- a CDS encoding branched-chain amino acid aminotransferase, whose product MTVAAQFTRVTHPAPVPAQRRQEILAEPGFGRYFTDHMVSIDYADGQWGNARVEPYGPLPMDPATMVFHYGQAIFEGLKAYRQADGSIATFRVDANAARFQRSAKRMAMAELPAELFIESIRQLIEVDAEWVPPAGGEESLYLRPFMFSTEVGLGVKPAGAYKYLLLASPAGAYFPRGLKPVRVWLSTEFVRAAPGGTGEAKVAGNYAASLLAQQQAAEQGCDQVVWLDACEHRYVEEMGTNNLFFVFGSGSDARLVTPELSGSLLPGITRDSLITLAADAGYPVEERKVSVEEWRKGVETGEITEVFGCGTAAVVIPVGSVNSAAGEFTIGNGEPGEVTMALRDTLTGIQRGTFADSHGWLRTLG is encoded by the coding sequence ATGACAGTTGCCGCGCAGTTCACCCGTGTCACGCATCCCGCGCCCGTGCCGGCGCAGCGGCGGCAGGAGATTCTCGCGGAGCCCGGATTCGGGCGGTACTTCACCGATCACATGGTGTCGATCGACTATGCCGACGGCCAGTGGGGGAATGCGCGGGTCGAACCGTACGGACCGCTCCCCATGGATCCGGCGACCATGGTGTTCCACTACGGGCAGGCCATCTTCGAGGGGCTCAAGGCGTACCGGCAGGCGGATGGCAGCATCGCCACCTTCCGCGTCGATGCCAATGCGGCGCGGTTCCAGCGGTCGGCCAAGCGCATGGCCATGGCGGAGCTGCCCGCCGAGCTGTTCATCGAGTCGATTCGCCAGCTGATCGAGGTCGACGCGGAGTGGGTGCCGCCGGCCGGGGGCGAGGAGTCGCTGTACCTGCGGCCGTTCATGTTCTCCACCGAGGTCGGGCTGGGTGTGAAGCCTGCGGGTGCGTACAAGTACCTGCTGCTCGCCTCGCCCGCGGGTGCGTACTTCCCGCGCGGGCTGAAGCCGGTGCGCGTCTGGCTGTCCACCGAATTCGTGCGCGCGGCACCTGGCGGCACCGGTGAGGCGAAGGTCGCGGGCAACTACGCCGCCTCGCTGCTCGCGCAGCAGCAGGCCGCCGAGCAGGGCTGCGATCAGGTCGTCTGGCTGGATGCCTGCGAGCACCGCTACGTCGAGGAGATGGGCACCAACAACCTGTTCTTCGTGTTCGGCAGCGGCTCGGACGCGCGGCTGGTGACCCCCGAACTGTCCGGTTCGCTGCTGCCCGGCATCACCCGCGACTCGCTCATCACCCTCGCCGCCGACGCCGGTTACCCGGTGGAGGAGCGCAAGGTTTCGGTCGAGGAATGGCGCAAGGGCGTCGAAACCGGTGAAATCACCGAGGTTTTCGGCTGCGGCACCGCCGCCGTGGTGATCCCGGTCGGCTCGGTGAATTCCGCCGCAGGCGAATTCACCATCGGCAATGGCGAACCGGGCGAGGTCACCATGGCCCTGCGCGACACCCTCACCGGCATCCAGCGCGGCACCTTCGCCGACAGCCACGGCTGGCTGCGCACGCTCGGCTGA
- a CDS encoding carbohydrate kinase family protein: MTIAVSASIATDHLMRFPGKFSDVLLADQLQHVSLSFLVDDLVIRRGGVAGNIAYAMGLLGQSPLLVGAVGPDFGEYRQWLESNGVDCSAVKVSTEAHTARFVCTTDEAMAQIASFYPGAMSEARDIDITALAAGRDLSLVLVGANDPDAMVRHTEQCRAAGIPFAADPSQQLARLDGEQALSLIDGAAYLFTNEYEWGLLLQKTGLTEAEVGERVGIRITTLSSKGAKIVDRDGTEIHVDVVPDTAKVDPTGVGDGFRAGFLTGHTAGLSLERSAQLGSLIAVLVLETIGTQEWTLDRDVALKRLREAYGAEAAAEIESILR; this comes from the coding sequence GTGACCATCGCTGTGTCCGCTTCCATCGCGACCGATCACCTCATGCGCTTCCCCGGGAAGTTCTCCGACGTGCTGCTGGCCGATCAGCTCCAGCATGTTTCGCTCTCCTTTCTCGTCGACGACCTGGTGATCCGCCGCGGCGGCGTCGCCGGCAACATCGCCTACGCCATGGGCCTGCTCGGCCAGAGCCCGCTGCTGGTCGGCGCGGTCGGCCCGGACTTCGGCGAATACCGGCAGTGGCTGGAGAGCAATGGCGTGGACTGCTCCGCGGTGAAGGTCTCCACCGAGGCGCACACCGCCCGCTTCGTGTGCACCACCGACGAGGCCATGGCGCAGATCGCCTCGTTCTACCCGGGCGCCATGAGCGAGGCCCGCGACATCGACATCACCGCGCTGGCTGCCGGCCGCGACCTGTCGCTGGTGCTGGTCGGCGCGAACGACCCGGACGCCATGGTGCGCCACACCGAGCAGTGCCGCGCGGCCGGAATCCCGTTCGCCGCCGACCCTTCTCAGCAGCTGGCCCGCCTGGACGGCGAGCAGGCGCTGTCGCTGATCGACGGCGCCGCCTACCTGTTCACCAACGAGTACGAGTGGGGCCTGCTGCTCCAGAAGACGGGTCTGACCGAGGCCGAAGTCGGTGAGCGCGTGGGCATTCGGATCACCACCCTCAGCTCCAAGGGCGCCAAGATCGTCGACCGCGACGGCACCGAAATCCACGTCGACGTGGTCCCCGACACCGCCAAGGTCGACCCGACCGGCGTCGGCGACGGCTTCCGCGCCGGCTTCCTCACCGGCCACACCGCGGGCCTGTCGCTGGAGCGGTCGGCCCAGTTGGGTTCGCTCATCGCGGTTCTCGTGCTGGAGACCATCGGCACCCAGGAATGGACCCTCGATCGCGATGTCGCCCTGAAGCGTCTGCGTGAGGCGTACGGCGCGGAGGCCGCGGCCGAGATCGAGTCGATTCTTCGCTGA